The Malus domestica chromosome 06, GDT2T_hap1 genome has a segment encoding these proteins:
- the LOC139196737 gene encoding uncharacterized protein encodes MESYGETLSDDRIVQKYLISLPRKYDNIVSITEERKDLSTLSVEELIGLLKGFAQRLSRHDNNDVENVFQTLIVNPKTKASLSQSKAKSNKNLEVKNKKWEGNGKFEEKKKVEKSLYTSKCKICDKAYSSECWFKRKVKCYKCSRFGHTQKDCNQLAHYTKAEGEETNMFYVGHDTTIQEEDKVWFVDNNCSNHMTANKNILHNIDTTNPTRVKM; translated from the coding sequence ATGGAAAGTTATGGTGAAACCTTGTCTGATGATAGAATAGTTCAGAAGTATCTAATCAGCTTGCCAAGAAAATATGACAACATAGTTTCAATCACAGAGGAGAGGAAGGATTTGTCAACTTTAAGTGTTGAAGAATTGATTGGTTTACTCAAAGGTTTTGCTCAGAGACTATCCAGGCATGACAACAATGATGTAGAAAATGTTTTCCAAACGCTTATAGTGAATCCAAAAACTAAAGCTAGTTTGAGTCAAAGTAAAGCCAAGTCCAACAAGAATTTGGAagtcaaaaacaaaaagtgggaaggaaatggtaaatttgaagagaagaaaaaggttgaGAAGAGTTTGTATACTTCAAAGTGCAAAATCTGTGATAAAGCTTATTCCAGTGAATGTTGGTTTAAAAGAAAAGTGAAATGCTACAAGTGTAGCAGATTCGGGCATACGCAAAAGGATTGTAATCAGCTAGCTCATTACACCAAAGCAGAAGGTGAAGAGACCAATATGTTTTATGTTGGTCATGATACaaccatccaagaagaagataaaGTTTGGTTTGTGGACAACAACTGTAGCAATCATATGACAGCGAACAAGAACATTCTCCATAATATTGACACTACAAACCCAACTCGAGTGAAGATGTGA
- the LOC139196738 gene encoding uncharacterized protein, whose amino-acid sequence MTHANLMHNYFDPNSVYIEEDFRRRFWMRRHVFKCLLCDVQQVNPYFRQKRDRAGHPSFSPHQKVTVALRMMAYGSPADSIDETHGMSESTCLDTLQEFCDTIIQLYKDEYLLELNQEYLNRLIRKAEDRGFLGIIGSLDCMHCDWKNCPTGWQ is encoded by the coding sequence ATGACCCATGCCAATCTGATGCACAACTATTTCGACCCTAACTCGGTGTACATagaagaggatttcagacgtcgcttctggatgaggcgtcatgtcttCAAGTGTTTACTTTGTGATGTCCAACAGGTTAATCCTTACTTTCGACAGAAGCGGGACAGAGCAGGCCACCCtagtttctcacctcatcagaaggttactGTTGCACTCCGAATGATGGCCTATGGCTCCCCAGCTGATTCGATTgatgaaacccatggtatgtctgagtctacatgccttgatactcttcaagaattttgtgacACAATTATTCAGCTTTACAAAGACGAGTACCTCCTCGAGCTAAATCAAGAATATCTGAATCGGCTCATTCGAAAAGCTGAAGACCGTGGGTTTCTGGGCATAatagggtcattagactgcatgcattgtGATTGGAAGAACTGTCCTACCGGATGGCAATGA
- the LOC103437012 gene encoding glycine-rich cell wall structural protein 1.8-like → MTTQNARTFVFFVLLGMEICSAARTLLNYEEPVHVPAVSYGAGHGIGGGAGSGYGSGAGGYGGGGGAGSGGGYGAVGEHGAAGYGGGSGGGEGGGVAYGGAGGHGGGGGGGSGGGGAYGAGGAEGYGSGGGKGGGAGYGAGGEHGAGGGGGGGTGGGGGSGYAGEHGGGYGGGEGGGAGGGYGAGGEHGGGYGGGGGHGGGAGGGYAAGGASGGGYGSGGGAGGGVGGGGGYAGGGGGGGGSGGGSGYGGAHGGGGGGGEGGGHGGYVP, encoded by the coding sequence ATGACTACTCAAAATGCTCgtacttttgttttctttgtgttATTGGGCATGGAGATATGTTCTGCAGCTAGAACACTCCTAAATTATGAAGAGCCTGTCCACGTGCCTGCTGTCAGCTATGGGGCAGGCCATGGCATTGGGGGTGGTGCTGGATCAGGGTATGGCAGCGGTGCTGGAGGTTATGGTGGCGGAGGAGGTGCAGGAAGTGGTGGTGGCTATGGAGCTGTAGGAGAGCATGGCGCTGCTGGATATggaggtggtagtggtggtggagaaggtggtggtgttgCCTATGGAGGTGCTGGTGGACATGGTGGTGGCGGCGGTGGAggcagtggtggtggtggtgcataTGGTGCCGGGGGCGCAGAAGGGTATGGAAGTGGGGGTGGTAAAGGAGGTGGGGCTGGCTACGGTGCTGGTGGAGAACATGGggctggtggtggtggaggaggaggtACTGGTGGTGGCGGAGGGTCCGGATATGCTGGAGAGCATGGCGGTGGTTATGGAGGAGGAGAAGGTGGTGGTGCTGGTGGGGGTTATGGCGCTGGTGGAGAACATGGTGGAGGATATGGTGGTGGCGGTGGgcatggtggtggtgctggAGGAGGTTATGCTGCTGGAGGAGCAAGTGGAGGAGGATATGGGAGCGGTGGAGGAGCTGGAGGTGgagttggtggtggtggcggctatgcaggtggtggtggtggtggtggaggttcTGGTGGCGGCAGCGGCTATGGTGGAGCGcatggaggaggaggtgggggTGGTGAAGGTGGTGGTCATGGTGGTTATGTTCCTTGA